A single Cyclopterus lumpus isolate fCycLum1 chromosome 1, fCycLum1.pri, whole genome shotgun sequence DNA region contains:
- the LOC117733383 gene encoding noelin-2-like, producing MSVPMLKIGAVLSTMAMVTNWMSQTLPSLVGLNGTVISSEGTHERIVSGLYPGSEEGWQVYSTASDPDGRCVCTVVAPARNLCKRDPRSRQLRLLTEQVQNVSQSMEVVDLRTSRDLQYVRDSEPLLRGVDGRLQTYVANPRTLTTKGLQELKGQMSQLRPLLSVVEQYRLDLQTLATLRLELLNLSIILAAIQEEVGAYDYEELQQRVLLLETRLHSCMNKLGCGRLTAVSTPITVRASGSRFGSWMTDAMIPSSDSRVWSMDGYYKGRRVLEYRTMGDFTKGQNFVQHLLPHPWAGTGHVVYNGSLYYNKHQSNILIQYHFRSRSVLLQRSLSGAGYNNTFPYSWGGSSDIDLMADEMGLWAVYTSIPNAGNIMVSRLDSRSLEVLRSWDTGFPKRSAGEAFMICGTLYVTNSHLAGAKVHFAYHTNSSTYEYTDVPFHNQYSHISMMDYNPRERALYTWNNGHQVLYNVTLFHVIRSDG from the exons ATGAGTGTTCCCATGTTAAAGATCGGCGCGGTGCTCAGCACCATGGCGATGGTGACAAACTGGATGTCCCAGACTCTGCCATCGCTGGTCGGACTCAATGGAACCGTCATTTCCTCTGAGGGCACACACGAGCGGATCGTCAGT GGTCTGTACCCGGGCTCGGAGGAGGGCTGGCAGGTGTACAGCACAGCTTCGGATCCGGACGGCAGGTGTGTTTGCACGGTGGTCGCCCCGGCACGAAACCTCTGCAAACGAGACCCTCGGAGTCGACAGCTGCGCCTGCTGactgaacag gtccAGAATGTGAGTCAGTCCATGGAGGTGGTAGACCTGCGGACATCCAGAGACCTGCAGTATGTCCGAGACTCTGAGCCCCTGCTGAGAGGAGTGGATGGACGTTTACAGACTTACGTCGCCAACCCCCGCACTCTGACGACCAAGGGcctgcag GAGTTAAAGGGCCAGATGTCTCAGCTGCGGCCCCTTCTGTCAGTGGTGGAGCAGTACAGATTGGACCTGCAGACGCTGGCCACCCTGCGACTGGAGCTCCTCAACCTGTCCATCATCCTGGCGGCCATCCAGGAAGAGGTCGGAGCGTACGACTacgaggagctgcagcagaggGTTCTGCTGCTGGAGACGAGGCTCCACAGCTGCATGAACAAGCTGG GTTGCGGTCGTCTGACCGCAGTTAGTACCCCAATCACCGTGAGAGCCTCGGGGTCCCGCTTTGGCTCCTGGATGACCGACGCGATGATTCCCAGCTCCGACAGCAGG gtgTGGTCGATGGACGGCTACTATAAGGGCCGGCGCGTGCTGGAGTACAGAACCATGGGGGACTTCACAAAGGGGCAGAACTTTGTGCAGCATCTGTTGCCCCATCCCTGGGCAGGAACCGGCCACGTGGTCTACAACGGGTCGCTCTACTACAACAAACACCAGAGCAACATCCTG ATCCAGTACCACTTCCGCTCTCGCAGCGTGCTGCTGCAGCGCAGCCTGAGTGGAGCCGGGTACAACAACACCTTCCCCTACAGCTGGGGGGGGTCCTCTGACATCGACCTCATGGCTGACGAGATGGGGCTCTGGGCCGTCTACACCTCCATCCCGAACGCAGGAAACATTATG GTGAGTCGCCTGGACTCTCGCTCGCTGGAGGTCCTCCGGAGCTGGGACACGGGGTTTCCGAAGCGCAGCGCAGGGGAGGCCTTCATGATCTGCGGCACCCTCTACGTCACCAACTCCCACCTGGCCGGGGCCAAAGTACACTTCGCCTACCACACCAACTCCTCCACGTACGAGTACACCGACGTGCCCTTCCACAACCAGTACTCCCACATCAGCATGATGGACTACAACCCCCGCGAGAGAGCGCTGTACACCTGGAACAACGGACACCAGGTGCTCTACAACGTCACACTGTTTCACGTCATCAGGAGCGACGGATAG